The following coding sequences are from one Ornithodoros turicata isolate Travis chromosome 1, ASM3712646v1, whole genome shotgun sequence window:
- the LOC135377188 gene encoding uncharacterized protein LOC135377188 isoform X2: MGKTVLLHIGCVSVRLCYHKYPFQLNDTEASSKQLADCIRNAILMFAKMGEKYLQRANITMENFRSSIHDIEVRVSAF; this comes from the exons ATGGGTAAAACG GTGCTACTTCACATTGGCTGCGTCTCAGTCCGCCTCTGTTACCACAAGTATCCATTTCAACTAAAC GACACAGAGGCCTCTTCGAAGCAGTTAGCTGACTGCATACGGAACGCAATATTGATGTTTGCAAAGATGGGCGAG AAATACCTTCAACGTGCAAACATTACTATGGAGAATTTCCGTAGTAGCATACACGACATTGAGGTACGTGT GTCTGCTTTCTGA
- the LOC135377188 gene encoding uncharacterized protein LOC135377188 isoform X1: MGKTVLLHIGCVSVRLCYHKYPFQLNDTEASSKQLADCIRNAILMFAKMGEKYLQRANITMENFRSSIHDIEVCFLKNDLVPRDGNIALAIVRWFRSTFFR; the protein is encoded by the exons ATGGGTAAAACG GTGCTACTTCACATTGGCTGCGTCTCAGTCCGCCTCTGTTACCACAAGTATCCATTTCAACTAAAC GACACAGAGGCCTCTTCGAAGCAGTTAGCTGACTGCATACGGAACGCAATATTGATGTTTGCAAAGATGGGCGAG AAATACCTTCAACGTGCAAACATTACTATGGAGAATTTCCGTAGTAGCATACACGACATTGAG GTCTGCTTTCTGAAGAACGACCTCGTGCCTCGGGATGGGAACATTGCCTTGGCTATTGTCCGCTGGTTCCGTTCCACATTCTTTCGCTAG
- the LOC135377190 gene encoding uncharacterized protein LOC135377190: MTFHLPTGGFEWVDPSRWSEIDFLNIPHDSEVGYVYVVDLLYPEELHALTRDFPLAPEHRCVDENELSPYQRHLKDALALNAPPTKKLLLTCYDKERYVVHYALLALYVRLGMKIKRVHSILSFRQDDFLRTFVQRNVALRNAASTKFERLLYKTMSNSTFGKSIQNVRRMKRYAIAYDKESALRKASSVDSQHFLILSDKCILYEMKQRRIKCTHPLYVGFAILEISKVRMYSFIYESLFSRLTCPVQLIYSDTDSVIFSLTCESLEEQLMKIESELDLSSYPPDHPLFNDEHANQMGYFKDETGGGVIQEVVAIRAKMYSILLAGSHKQIARAKGVKKDVVRKHLLHEVYRDSLFNEKAVSQKQCTIQSIKQTMYTISRLKKSLVPYDDKRYLVDAVHSFPYGSCEYAPENPEESPRPSTSGIE; encoded by the exons atgactttccatctcccgacaggtggttttgagtgggtcgatccttcgaggtggagcgagattgattttctcaacattcctcacgattcggaagtgggttacgtatatgtggtagacttgttgtatcccgaagaactgcacgcgctcaccagggattttcccctggcacccgaacacaggtgcgtggacgagaacgaactgtccccctaccagcgacacctgaaagatgcgttggcgctgaacgcccctcccacaaagaaactcttgctgacgtgctatgacaaagaacgctacgtcgttcattatgcattgctcgctctgtacgtgaggttgggcatgaaaataaaacgtgttcacagcatcctctcgttccgccaagacgactttttgcgaaccttcgtgcagagaaacgtcgcgttgaggaatgccgcgagcacgaaattcgagagacttctgtacaaaaccatgtcgaacagcacgttcggtaagtcgatacaaaatgtgagacgcatgaaaaggtacgcaatagcctacgacaaagaaagtgcactacgaaaggctagctccgtcgacagtcagcattttctcattctgagtgacaagtgcatcttgtacgagatgaaacaacgccgcatcaaatgcacgcaccccctttacgtgggctttgccattcttgaaatatccaaagtccgaatgtacagcttcatctacgagtcgctcttttctcgcttgacatgtccagtgcaattgatctatagcgacacggacagcgtaattttttctctcacgtgtgaaagcctggaagagcagctgatgaagattgagagtgagttagatctgtcttcctatccgccagaccacccacttttcaacgacgagcacgcgaaccagatggggtacttcaaagacgagacggggggcggagttattcaggaagtcgtagccatccgagcgaaaatgtacagcattctcttggctgggtcacacaaacagatcgcgagagccaaaggagttaagaaagacgtggtgcggaaacatttattgcacgaagtgtaccgagattctctgttcaatgaaaaggcggtctctcagaagcagtgcaccatccagagtataaagcaaacgatgtacaccatttcgagactcaagaagagcttggtcccctacgacgacaaacgctatctcgtggatgccgtacactccttcccttatgggagctgcgaatacg caccggaaaacccggaagagagcccgagaccgtcgacgtcaggcatcgagtaa
- the LOC135377188 gene encoding uncharacterized protein LOC135377188 isoform X3, with amino-acid sequence MGKTVLLHIGCVSVRLCYHKYPFQLNDTEASSKQLADCIRNAILMFAKMGEKYLQRANITMENFRSSIHDIEKCDAVS; translated from the exons ATGGGTAAAACG GTGCTACTTCACATTGGCTGCGTCTCAGTCCGCCTCTGTTACCACAAGTATCCATTTCAACTAAAC GACACAGAGGCCTCTTCGAAGCAGTTAGCTGACTGCATACGGAACGCAATATTGATGTTTGCAAAGATGGGCGAG AAATACCTTCAACGTGCAAACATTACTATGGAGAATTTCCGTAGTAGCATACACGACATTGAG AAATGCGATGCCGTCTCGTAG